The Trichosurus vulpecula isolate mTriVul1 chromosome 4, mTriVul1.pri, whole genome shotgun sequence genome contains a region encoding:
- the PIGW gene encoding phosphatidylinositol-glycan biosynthesis class W protein isoform X1, protein MSERQMKEAFVSNLNGTSLLEISAGLALPPLCTVCRGLILILSQLHYAALSGRWGAHLLTDFALLVVPLVASCTILSSVIFLMPLVLTILGTWLFREIYSKRTYYTGASAQKIIEAFLKISVDSKNIPSVTMFRVYINLATAINILAVDFPLYPRRYAKTELYGTGLMDFGVGAFVFGNAIVCPEVRGKPRARCYYLAKQLFSVWPLVVLGLGRLISVKSLGYHEHLSEYGVHWNFFFTLAVVKVVASLLLILFPLNKSWIVAVIIAVLYQISLDFAQLKVIILHGIDRKNTRIGFLNANREGIISTFGYVAIYMAGVQTGLYMLRVKPLLRDWIKVGCHLLLTAAILLVFLYICQTCVDAVSRKMANLAFCIWIVAYSLTFLSWLILGNVILVFTKFLIKGAIVPCSWDLIQTLNRDKKPSERVAHQSRRELPSLCLIAAIDRNQLLFFLLTNIMTGLVNMTVDTLHSSSSWTLTILHLYMISNCLIIYVLHIQNITVKCW, encoded by the coding sequence atgtctgagAGGCAAATGAAGGAGGCCTTTGTCAGCAACCTCAATGGAACCAGCCTACTGGAAATTTCAGCTGGTTTGGCCTTGCCCCCCCTCTGTACTGTGTGCAGAGGTCTGATACTCATTCTGTCACAACTCCACTATGCAGCCCTCTCAGGTAGATGGGGAGCTCATCTCCTCACTGACTTTGCTTTACTTGTAGTGCCCTTGGTAGCTTCTTGCACCATTCTTTCTTCTGTGATCTTTCTTATGCCACTTGTCTTAACCATTTTAGGTACTTGGTTGTTCCGCGAGATATATAGCAAGAGGACCTATTATACTGGGGCATCTGCCCAGAAAATCATTGAGGCATTCCTGAAAATCAGTGTAGATTCCAAAAACATTCCATCTGTTACTATGTTCCGTGTTTACATTAATTTGGCCACTGCCATCAACATCCTGGCTGTGGATTTTCCACTTTATCCTAGACGATATGCCAAAACAGAGCTCTATGGAACAGGGCTGATGGATTTTGGAGTGGGAGCCTTTGTTTTTGGGAATGCTATTGTTTGTCCAGAGGTTAGAGGAAAACCTAGGGCCAGATGTTACTACCTGGCAAAGCAGTTGTTCTCTGTTTGGCCATTAGTAGTCCTAGGGCTAGGACGACTGATTAGCGTAAAGTCCCTAGGCTATCATGAACATTTATCTGAATATGGAGTTcactggaactttttttttaccttagcaGTAGTAAAAGTGGTAGCCTCCTTACTCTTGATTCTTTTTCCCCTTAATAAATCTTGGATTGTGGCTGTCATCATTGCCGTATTGTACCAAATATCTCTTGATTTTGCACAGCTCAAGGTGATTATTTTGCATGGCATTGATCGCAAAAACACAAGAATCGGTTTTCTAAATGCAAACCGTGAGGGAATCATCTCCACCTTTGGGTATGTGGCAATATATATGGCTGGTGTGCAAACTGGATTATATATGTTAAGGGTAAAACCTCTTCTCAGAGATTGGATCAAAGTGGGATGTCATCTGTTATTGACAGCTGCCATTCTCCTTGTGTTTCTTTATATATGTCAAACATGTGTAGATGCAGTTTCTCGAAAAATGGCTAATTTAGCCTTTTGCATTTGGATAGTTGCTTATAGCCTAACATTTCTTAGTTGGCTGATACTAGGTAATGTGATTTTGGTCTTCACAAAATTCCTGATTAAAGGAGCTATTGTGCCATGTTCTTGGGATCTCATCCAGACACTCAACAGAGATAAAAAGCCTTCAGAGCGTGTGGCCCACCAAAGCAGAAGAGAGCTGCCAAGTCTTTGTTTAATCGCTGCCATTGACCGAAACCAACTGCTTTTCTTCTTGCTGACGAACATTATGACTGGCTTGGTCAACATGACTGTTGACACTCTACACAGTAGCTCCTCTTGGACTTTAACTATACTACACCTGTACATGATTAGCAACTGTTTAATTATATATGTCCTGCATATACAGAATATTACTGTAAAATGCTGGTGA
- the PIGW gene encoding phosphatidylinositol-glycan biosynthesis class W protein isoform X2 has product MSERQMKEAFVSNLNGTSLLEISAGLALPPLCTVCRGLILILSQLHYAALSGTWLFREIYSKRTYYTGASAQKIIEAFLKISVDSKNIPSVTMFRVYINLATAINILAVDFPLYPRRYAKTELYGTGLMDFGVGAFVFGNAIVCPEVRGKPRARCYYLAKQLFSVWPLVVLGLGRLISVKSLGYHEHLSEYGVHWNFFFTLAVVKVVASLLLILFPLNKSWIVAVIIAVLYQISLDFAQLKVIILHGIDRKNTRIGFLNANREGIISTFGYVAIYMAGVQTGLYMLRVKPLLRDWIKVGCHLLLTAAILLVFLYICQTCVDAVSRKMANLAFCIWIVAYSLTFLSWLILGNVILVFTKFLIKGAIVPCSWDLIQTLNRDKKPSERVAHQSRRELPSLCLIAAIDRNQLLFFLLTNIMTGLVNMTVDTLHSSSSWTLTILHLYMISNCLIIYVLHIQNITVKCW; this is encoded by the exons atgtctgagAGGCAAATGAAGGAGGCCTTTGTCAGCAACCTCAATGGAACCAGCCTACTGGAAATTTCAGCTGGTTTGGCCTTGCCCCCCCTCTGTACTGTGTGCAGAGGTCTGATACTCATTCTGTCACAACTCCACTATGCAGCCCTCTCAG GTACTTGGTTGTTCCGCGAGATATATAGCAAGAGGACCTATTATACTGGGGCATCTGCCCAGAAAATCATTGAGGCATTCCTGAAAATCAGTGTAGATTCCAAAAACATTCCATCTGTTACTATGTTCCGTGTTTACATTAATTTGGCCACTGCCATCAACATCCTGGCTGTGGATTTTCCACTTTATCCTAGACGATATGCCAAAACAGAGCTCTATGGAACAGGGCTGATGGATTTTGGAGTGGGAGCCTTTGTTTTTGGGAATGCTATTGTTTGTCCAGAGGTTAGAGGAAAACCTAGGGCCAGATGTTACTACCTGGCAAAGCAGTTGTTCTCTGTTTGGCCATTAGTAGTCCTAGGGCTAGGACGACTGATTAGCGTAAAGTCCCTAGGCTATCATGAACATTTATCTGAATATGGAGTTcactggaactttttttttaccttagcaGTAGTAAAAGTGGTAGCCTCCTTACTCTTGATTCTTTTTCCCCTTAATAAATCTTGGATTGTGGCTGTCATCATTGCCGTATTGTACCAAATATCTCTTGATTTTGCACAGCTCAAGGTGATTATTTTGCATGGCATTGATCGCAAAAACACAAGAATCGGTTTTCTAAATGCAAACCGTGAGGGAATCATCTCCACCTTTGGGTATGTGGCAATATATATGGCTGGTGTGCAAACTGGATTATATATGTTAAGGGTAAAACCTCTTCTCAGAGATTGGATCAAAGTGGGATGTCATCTGTTATTGACAGCTGCCATTCTCCTTGTGTTTCTTTATATATGTCAAACATGTGTAGATGCAGTTTCTCGAAAAATGGCTAATTTAGCCTTTTGCATTTGGATAGTTGCTTATAGCCTAACATTTCTTAGTTGGCTGATACTAGGTAATGTGATTTTGGTCTTCACAAAATTCCTGATTAAAGGAGCTATTGTGCCATGTTCTTGGGATCTCATCCAGACACTCAACAGAGATAAAAAGCCTTCAGAGCGTGTGGCCCACCAAAGCAGAAGAGAGCTGCCAAGTCTTTGTTTAATCGCTGCCATTGACCGAAACCAACTGCTTTTCTTCTTGCTGACGAACATTATGACTGGCTTGGTCAACATGACTGTTGACACTCTACACAGTAGCTCCTCTTGGACTTTAACTATACTACACCTGTACATGATTAGCAACTGTTTAATTATATATGTCCTGCATATACAGAATATTACTGTAAAATGCTGGTGA